CGCGTCGGCCGCCATGCCGGCGATAATGGCCTGCTTCTCGCCGAAACGTTTGGTGGCGGGACCAGTGACGAAGGCTTGAGCGAGGGCGTGCAAGATTCCGAATACCGCAAGCGACAGGCCGATCATCGTCGCGCTCCAGCGAAAGCGGTCCTCGCCGAAAATGACCCAGAGCGCTGCCGGCACCTGTCCTACGAGTTGCATGATAAAGAAGACAGTCATAAGTGCGGCGACGATAGTCATGCCCCGCGCCCACCGGAAGGAGCTGACTGGGTTGAAGGCTCTCAAGGGCATCGGTCGACGCTCTCCCTTATGCGACTCCTGCATTAGGAAGCAGCCCAGTAGTAGGTTGAGGCCGTTGAGCACCGCCGCCGCAAGGAATGGTGCATGCAAGGAGATGGCGCCCAACAGTCCCCCGGCCACGGGGCCTGCCACCATACCCACGCCGAAACAAGCGCTCATGAGCCCGAAGTGGCGAGCCCGATCTTCCCCATCGGTGATGTCGGCGATATAGGCGCCAGCAACCGCACCTGTGGCGCCGGTGATGCCGGCCACGATGCGTCCGGCGTAGAGGATCCACAGGACGGGTGTGGTCGCCATGATCGCGTAGTCGATAGTGGCTCCAAGTAGCGAAGCGAGCAGGACTGGGCGGCGGCCAAAGCGGTCGGACAGTGCTCCGAGAACGGGTGCGCATAGAAATTGCATCAACGCATATAGCGCTAGCAGCACGCCATAGTGACTGGCGATGCTGTCGGA
Above is a window of Pyramidobacter piscolens W5455 DNA encoding:
- a CDS encoding TCR/Tet family MFS transporter, giving the protein MKSNNALIVILGTVTLDAVGIGLVMPVLPGLLRDIVHSDSIASHYGVLLALYALMQFLCAPVLGALSDRFGRRPVLLASLLGATIDYAIMATTPVLWILYAGRIVAGITGATGAVAGAYIADITDGEDRARHFGLMSACFGVGMVAGPVAGGLLGAISLHAPFLAAAVLNGLNLLLGCFLMQESHKGERRPMPLRAFNPVSSFRWARGMTIVAALMTVFFIMQLVGQVPAALWVIFGEDRFRWSATMIGLSLAVFGILHALAQAFVTGPATKRFGEKQAIIAGMAADA